The segment ACACATGATACACTGGAGAGCACCAGACTGATACAGAGTGGCTTGTGATAATGACCAGCTAGCTATTGGCAGAATGCTGAAACTAATGCTATTAGTAATGTTGTGAACCTGTGAacttgaaaaaaatgaatggaCTGAAACGAAATACAATGTACCTTTAGACCAATAGTAGCCTACTGATTACACATGCCATTGATTCTAAACTTTCTATTTGATTCAGGTTGtgacagagaaaggaaaaaagcaAGTTGGTTCTATCACATCGGCTGAGAGAGGAGAACTGGTGACTGTGGTGTGTTCTGAGTCCCAGGCTGTTCTAGCTGGTTCTGATTATGGTCCCATGACTGTGTTCTAATCTAACTGGTTCTATCTGTCATTTGAATgctaataaaaacattttgaattatattatgttgtatatGATTTTGTTCGGAGTTACTTtcaagtgttaaaaaaaattagctTACTTGACCAATCCCCATGATTCTGTTACTAGTCCGATATTAGTTTTGgaatgtgtggttgtgaatCTAGCTGTCAGGATTCTAACTGttacaacatgtgtttttatggtAGTTTTAAAGTGGAAAAAGTAAGTGGATGAGTTTACCCCCAGCTGGTTCACTTTACCCCTAAGATGGGGTAAAGTGAGACACAAgaccacttttttaaaaacaatcatattTTCACTGTCCTTTGTCCTGAAGACATTCTAATAATTTACATTGCTAGGAAACATCCTGAATTAATGGataatgtgtacattttactGATATATCATTTAAGCTCGCCTAGAGGggagcaaatgtaaaaaatgtctcACATTACCCCGCTCTCCCTAGACTACATGGCTCCcaattgttcatgttttatacATCTTGTTATTAGTGTTGTTTATACTCAGTGAATGGGACTCAACCCCCGGTGAGTGTATGCCTGTGtggctgcaataaaaaaaggaacCTGTTCCTAGATCAGTTTTAGTTACGCAAACAAAGTCCTGTTGACGTACCTGGAGCACACATTTTGCAGCACTCGCCTTTCCGCTCATATTGAGTGAGAGGGTCACAGGCCGGCTGAGCAGCGGCCATCTCCTGTAAGAgtataacatataataacatgtaatatatatatatatatatatatgattgttGCACTTCCTCTCCGAGCAGACTGTACGAGGCGTGACGGAAAGTCCCAAACattcaatcaatatttaaagAGTTCCTACACGAAAGCGAAAGTAACTTTCAACAGACCAGCCGCCTCAAAGAGTGTGGCCTTCAAACCAGAATATAACTTTTAGCTGTACATCTGAGTAATAATAGCAATAGGATGATTTAAAAATGAGCTCAACGTTATATAGCCAACAACCACACGGACCGACGATAAAGTGTAAGTGCGACTTATCATATGATCTAACAACGAAATGATTAGATTACTCACCGAAAAATACATCCCCGACATAATCACAATCAGCAACAGATGCATGTTAGTGAACTGTGTCCGCGGCATGTTGCTCTGCCTCCAGAAGCTGCACCCTGTTGTCGCTGCTCTGAGATCAGCTCTCTTCTATCTGACACGGAGGGCGGAGCTGCGCGCGCGGGGGTTTCCTGTGTCAGTTTTTTACTTGACCGTTTCCTGTAAATGGCCATCGTTTGAACCCTCGAGGGATGAGTTTAGAAAGTACATGTAGTGTCTATAATTATAAACAATATGATCATATAGTTATACACTCTTTTCTTGCCTGTTAagttattacttttattattatctttttttccatttatttatttaatctttttttaaaattgaaatataGTTTCGGTTGAATGTATCAGCCTAGTGAGAATGGATCAAGGTCTTATGATAACCCCTATTTTTTAGATTGACGCCTGATGTTCTCTGTCTTGTGATATTGTCACACATAAATGATGATTGCAACAATAAAGAAAGAGCATGTAGTAagtcatattattatattattatattatttaataccACCTTGCATTTAAAAAGGGTGATACACTTTTATAAGCAGTATTTCTATTAGTTGTATTTGAAATACGTATTTCAATTACTTTTGAGTattttgtaatttgtatttGATAGGGCCGATACAAAATCGAATGTAAATTTGTAACAAAATACTTTAGAGTGGAGgaattttgtatttaatatattcaaCATACTTTCTCCACGAATCAAAAAACAGGTCACGAGTTCAGTCTTCAGATCTTCAAGGTCAACAGATTGTCTGAGTGTGACATATGTCAACTTGCTTGATGTACAATGTATGTATGGGTCTGGCTACATAGCCTATTGTATATACATGGTTATGGTTATAATATCAAGCTACGGAtcgatgctaacatgctaatgacGCTAGCATGCTGTCTAGGCTAGTGCATAGCCAGTGCTTAGCAAGTTAACTTATCAGTCGAGGGAGCTTGTATGTTTATGATAACTTTATCAAGAGATGTCTGACCATCTAATCTTGCACTGTTTTACAAGTTATGCTGTATCTTCTCAATGTGAATGTCATAATGCTATATCAATTACTGACAGATCATATAGTTCACAGTTAGCCAGGCAATGACAGTAGATGtccatttgtttaaaaaaaacacacaacaaaaacattaaatatccaatttatttgatttaaaaggTATATTATGAAAATATTCTTAGTTTTATTATGTCATACATTCTACAGTTGGCCAGGTGGACAACATGTCTCAGCAAAATGATGTTCAAGAAAGATCATCAACAAGCACAGAAGGAACCACAGATGGAACCAAGCCTGTGTCTGTAATCTTGGATGGGAAGTTCTTCAGTATTGTCTCTCAAACACCAGATGGGAAGTGTAAACTGCACCAAAAAGAAAGCAGTAATATCTGGAACTCTTTTAGCTACATCAAATTTCAAAACTCACCTGAAGAGACTTCACTCTGACAGTCTTGATGATTTTGAAAGACACAAGGTTTGACTTTGAATTGCAGAATTTAACAATATGGCATTCACAAGGACcgcaaaaacaaatataaagtacatcAAAATACAACTAttatgcagagagagagagcgggtgAGAATCACCTGTAGCGGTGAACCTGTATTCTAAGTAGGACTCCTataaataagtatttatatataatagtttaacattttcagTGCGACAAAAAACAAGGGTAATCATGTAGAAATACACATTCCTTGTAAAATACTtgcatatatatactatgaacTAATATGAAGACAAATCCATCCCATAATCCTATATCCGTCCAGCCTGTCAAAAATGGTGCACTGTAGATTTGAATTTAAGTCATAAATGATGCATTTTaacatgcaaaataaaatcaaagttTACATTGGTGCACTGATGCTAGGTGACAGAGGtgtattgttttcattgttctCAGTCACAGCCTGAAACTACACCAGATCGAGGGATTCCCCAAGAAGTTCTCACCAGGGGGGGTTTCCCACATGCTCAGCGCGTAACTGTTGGTGGAGGCGCTGCTGTTGTGTTTAGACATGCTCACTGGCCATTTACAGTGTCTAAAACGCAAGCAAGTGAGCCATGTGTCTATTTTGTTAGCTAGAACCGAATCCAGCCAGCTGCCGTTCAGATTttgttgcgtgtgtgttcgtgcaATTACGGCACCGGTACAAGAGGCACATTTTACTTGCTGGAAATTCCAATGGATTCCTAAGAAAAGTGCTCTTTTCCCGTGCACACATTGGAAATTATGCCATTTAAGTGGACTAATGAATGACACCTgaattttttacatttccctcATATCAGACCTTAAGTTTAGTAAAATATTGGCTCCAGTATAAATCACTTACTTTATCTTCATGCTATTCCTGGTTGTGGGATCTCTTGTCATTCTTCATGAGGGAAGTTATTTTGAATCAGTGTGTAattagtgtttttcttcttctttttcatttgtgtgcCTACATGCACTTTTTTGTGTGGCTTTATTAGCACTAAACTTTATAGGCCAGGACTGGGGAAGAAGGCATGATGGGTGAAGgagaaacatttcatttttcatcacATTCTACGAGACACTTTCCATTTTTCTTGAACAAAGAACAGACATATTACATCTAATGTATTCCCAGTGATCCAGTTCTTACACAGCAAAATAACTTATCAGTCCAATTTTCAGAATTAGATATCAGGCAAAAATCGAATTTCAGTCAGTTGACATATCATTAAAAGTTAATTGTTCATTGTTGTTAGTGAACCCAACATTTTTGGGGTGAAATCCTTTAAAACGTCTGTGTTAAATGTGATGATATTTTTCTCTTATCATTTAAATAAGTTGATATATAACTGCGCAAATGACTGGGATAAATATGGATGccaatttataaataaataaatagaacatTGTTTTGCGGTAAAGGAAATGTCTGCAGGTTTCTCAGATCTCTCTCCCGGCTCAAACAGGTTGAGCAGCAGATAAAACACATTGTCCTGCAAGTGGAGACATGTAAACAGAATGAAATGTTTGCTCTGCAGTGGGTGTGACCAGACTGCCTCTACCTGCCTTACTACCTCGAAGGAGTGAACCTTGAGCGGAAAGAGGGTGGCCGTAGCCATATTGACACAAATCACAGCACTGTTTTCCACCGGTGAGAGAAGAAGATTTCTATTTTAGGTCTTgcatgacaaaaataaaaataaagtatcTTTTACATCTTTACCTTAAAAAAGGGCCGGGTTTGATGGACTGAGAGGCTGGATTTTCCTGTGAAAACTAAACAGTTATGATGCCAAATTTAGGATCAAAGAAGAAGGACAATCCATCCAGATTGGAACGATACAACGAGGAAATGCCACAGGTAAGATTTCAGTTCTTATACTTgggatgtatatatattaatatacaagGAAGCAAGCATTAAGTCCTTTTAGCAGCAAGTATCAAGTCCTACTTTACTAAGAACGTTTACAATCATCGCTTCTGCAAGTCGGCTGTGCAGCAAGAGGAAATAAAGTTTTGGTTTAAGGGATTCTCTCAAACATGTCTTACTTCCTCAATTCAACCTGACTTCCCTACTGTTTGAAGTTCCCAAAAATAACCACCTTTTTACTCAGAACTGTGATAGACAATGACTCATTTAAGGAACTATGTTGCCGTACTGGTTCCTCTTTCCTCAGAGCCTGAAACATCTGGTCTCTCTTATCAACCTCCACACATAATTAATAGAAGATTTAGGGAAATATTTCTGAAGCAAAATACTGCATGACTAGGATTTGTTTGTTGACCACACTTTAAAGTGCTTGCTTTTGTCATGCCACCACGCATCATTTGGGAAATACTAACCAGAATTGTTCACATACAGTATGCTTAGTATGATGATTtcttaaagagaaagaaaatgtacctTGTTGTGCTTTTAGTTGAGCAATGAGATGCAGCTGAGCATCATGAAGAAGGTGAAGAGTGGAGAATTGTCCATCGAGGATGCTCTGAACCAGGCCAGGATGGAACGGGACGGGAAGCAGCTGCCGAAAACAGTGGCTGAGGAGGTATGAGCATTTTAAACCAAGTTGCTCATTAGTTGGAGGGTTGTGATCAGGAAGTTCTCGGGTCGACCTGATTTTGAGTATGGCGTAGTTTTCTACTATTTCCCTGGAAACAGTTGCTCAAAACAATATGAAAGCAGAGAAAATGAACCAAATCAGTCAAGTTTAAAATAGTGATGTCGTGTTTACGACCTTCCCCATCTACACAACAGATTCACACGAGAGTGGCACCAGTCgtctcatctgtctctctgctaCATTGACGCGTAACACGTTCAAAGATATAATTTACAACATATATTGCTTTGTGAATGACCTACTGGGGAAGTCTGGAGGAAACTTGTCTTGTAAATATTGTTGTTCATGACCTGCTCAGCCTGCTGGATTGGTTTCAAAATAAACCGGTCTGTGGCAAGTTTGATTAAGCCAGgtgtattttgtttcttttgaaggAATGTAGCAGCTGTTTTGTTTATGCCTGAGCAGGAAACAGATACAGGACAAAGGATAGTGTCCTTATGATGCTTTTTCTTTAGTATTTCCATTCGGTATTCATGtctgacatttgtgttttgtggcTGCTGTTGCAGGAACCACAACCCAAACAGTACAACTTCAGTGTTCACAAACACAGCCACTACAGATGGCAGAAGAGGGTTCTTCAGGtgagttaaaacaacaacaacaacaacaagaacaacaacaaccaccaatCATGATTATGATCATAAAGCCATGTTAGCAGGTCTGTGAAGCTACTTGTACAGCTTTGAGGTTACGCAGGCTAAAATGCTCTCAGACCCAATGCTAACAAGATGCATAGCAGGTATAATGTGTACCACTTTAGTAACTTTAGGGTATtgacatgctaacatttgctaatttcCACTAAATCGTACTAAAGTACAACTGGAATGTCCCTTGTTTTGCTGGTAAATGGTCTAATTAAAATGTACCTAACACGGTGCACTGTAAAAAACTAATTGATCATCAAAGTGATTACAATTCATCATGAGGGGGGCATGAACATGTGAACCCAATTGGAAGAGGACAAGTCAGAGGACAAAGCCAGTAGGATTCATCCACTGGGGTCCACAAATGTCTGTAAAAAcgttcatggcaatccatccaatagcttTTGAGATATTTCTGGGTGGACCAGCATGCTAGCATAGCTACACAACTCAGAAGACCACATATGATCATTTTTACTGCGTTACTAAGACACAAACTAAAATCCTTTCTTTGTGACCAACACAGATTGATTTCAAGACCAAAATGCTGTGCAGTATTGAGAAAGGCATCATCAAACGACAACTTCCCTTCCACACTGTCAAAAGTTGTGATGATGGAGTGGGTTCGAAGTTCAACATCTTTTTTAAAGGACATCATGATTATGAATTGGAGGCCACTTCACTGGAGGACAAAAACAAGGTGAATTCATACTTAGTGTGTAAACTTAAACTTATGTCTTTCACCATAACATAATGTGCAGCTGGGGGATATGGAGAAAATCAACGATCACAATATTGTTTACCAAATGCCTCGATATCGCTATTGCAAAGTTATTGTAGGATTGACCATTGGTGCTTTTACAAAATACTGACAAAATGAGAGTTTTGATCAATACTGATGTTGATATAATGACTAAGTAGGGAAAAGGCAAATAATAGCACAGCCAGAAGAGccttcagaaaataaaaaaataacttttacaGTAATGCATCCTTAACACTTATGCCATATTATGATATCCACATATCTTGTCTCACAATATCGATATAACATTGATATATTGCCCCGCCCTTAATTGTGCTATGAGGAGGAAAGTCCTGttgttcttttctgttttgttatCGGTGTTTACATTGGGACTTTTCCCCCCTGATTCTCAGATGATGAAGCTCGTGAATCAGATCATTTATGGGAACATATACAGTGACAATGCAGAATCACGTCAGCAGCCTCAAGCATCACAGAGGCTTCAGGAAGGCGTCTTGTTACTGCACCGGGGCGGCCTGGCGTCTTTCAGATGGGTGAAGTACGCATGTGTCCTTATTActgtaaagctgctgttggaAAACAAATTAGCGATGATAAATTATTTGTAGCCACACACAAATtcagtaaatatatttaatcagGACTGTGAATTTTCTTTTGTCCTCACACTATAAAAGTGATACAAATAAAAGATGTGTTCTGAGATATGTAAGACACTCTAATTTGAGTAATACTTTGTCTggtataatattatttatatagtttAATATACtttgaaatatgtttatttatttatttcttaaaattGAGcagatttatattattatattatattaagtaTTTATATCACTCATCTCTTTACACTATAAAGCTTGAGTCACAAGCTTCACTCAACAAGCTTGCTGGTTCTGCCTGTTTCCAGTTTGTACACTGAGTGAAGCTTGTGACTCAAGTAATAATTACAGAAATGCACAGAATACACAATACATCCATAATAATTAACTAAGTAATAATTACAGAAATGCCAGACAATGTATAATTAGAAACAGTGTAACCATTACTTTGCTACTCCACAAGTTATTGGATATTTTGATCCTTTGTTTCTATCAGTATCGGCCTCAGAAATTCAGTATTGGTGGATTATAGCACAGAACAGTAAAATACATGGATTTCAAGTATACTTACTGAAAAAGcaatatatgaaaatatcaGTATAAAGTATAAGGAATACAGTTGTTGTGGCTTACATTACCGTCTCCATTTGTTTCCAGATATGAGGTCCAGCTCCACCCAGATCAGCTAACACTGGTCCCCTCTAGGCGGAGAGGCCCCGCTGATGCTGAGGTGACATCCTCGGTGCCCTCGTCCATCGTGATTCATCTGTCAGGCGGCGACACCAGTGTACAGAAACCGAACAGCTCCGACGCGTTCACACTGATCACCCACAAAAATGAGTACCAGTGAGTGAGGATTATTACGATGTGGAAACAAACAGCCAACAGCTATTCAAATCAGCTGTTTCTTTTCAAATTCACTCAGAGCCTCTTAaaagtgtgtaatgtgtgtaatttCAGTCAGCAGTCTATTCTGCGATGCATTCTGCTGAGGAAGTTATGTTTTCAGTTGTTTGTGAGCAGGATTTGGAGAAAACCCTTGGCCCGATTTTCATGTAACTTTGTGGAAAGGTGTTGCATGGGCAAATAAATAACTATTGAATCCTGAAGTGGCTCTGAATCCCGCTGTGGATACAGAAATCGTTCCCTTTGGTTGACATTACGAGAGATATAGCGCATGCCATTGGTGGAGGTTAGCGCTGTCTGGGAGCCCTTCTACTTTATATTCCATCAATTATGATGCAACTTTCTTGAGTGAGGAAATCTAGGCCTCGAGCGTTAGGTACCAGTTTATCTCAGCTAATGCGGGAAGTCGAGTTaacttttattgatttgttgCAGGTTCCGGGTCCCTTTACCAGATCAAACATCTGATCCTGGATCTGTCCAGATGGAGCGGGATGCTTGGGTTCAGGCCATCCACCAACTGTGCTCAGACTGGAAGACGAAGTCCAAGGACGAATGTGCGTTTGCGGAAAGAAAGGTTCTAGGACAGCTCAGCATAGCTGAATACGCAGAGGACACCGACGCAGAGCTTGAGTCGAGGGGAGAATTGGGTGGTAGCAACATGACTTATCCTGCAGATCATGCAACGCCTGTTCCTAAACCTTGCAGCACTAAGAACACTGATGTCATCCGGCCTGATGATTTGCCTCCCATCCCATCCCCAACTTCCCCTGAAGTCTTTGCCTCATCAACGTCCACTTCCCCTCAATCCTCACCCTCCAACAGTATCGTCACCCCCTCTTCCACAGGCCCAGTGTCTCTTTACCATGAGTCAGGCACGTCAGTTGAAATAGGGCATCCCCCTCTGAGGATTCCCGCCCCACCACCTTTACCCTTCCAATCTGCAATGAATTTAAGAAAACCACGTACCAAGGCTTTCCACTGGGACCCAGTCGGCAAAGAGAAGGTAACCGTCAGTTAAAACTTCATTCATCAGaactaaatattttttacatttacgtATAAAGCGTACAAAATGTCTCATTAGTGGAACTTGTTCATATTTAAATGCAATTTTTTATTATCGTGGCAAACACTAAAAGGTCAGTTTCAACTTGGTTTCACTTCATTATTCCTCATATTGCATCATTGTCGTCAAAttattctttgttttgtctgtcaAGTTATTGCTTCCCCAGTGTTGCTCTTTTGTATTGTTCACATTGATTTCCTCTTATAATGGAGCTGTCTCAGTCCTGAATTAATTTGTTTCTTGGCAGATTGCAAAATCGTTTTGGAAACAGGAACGCACCAGGAGGATTGAAATCGACACACTGCGCTTATATGAGCAATTTGCCGTTAAAGATCTGGGGACGTGTGGTGCGGCTGAGCCGAGCAATACCCAGCATATTATGCTCAACCAGAAGGTCGCACACAACTTCAGTGAGTAGCTCAACAATTAATATGTGACTCTAAGTATTGAGGTAAAGTCACTATATTGTCTGCCGCAATAGATCACATTACATTTCCCCAGCAAAATAGATCTTATTAATGTAATTTCATATTGCGATGAAAAAGGCATTCTGGAGGTTGTGGTGTGAAATATAACCCAGCAGCGCCATGAAGAAAGAGTAACCGGGATATATGCAGGAGCAGTTTTTATGTTAATTAGACTTTATTTGCCCAGTTAAGAGGAAGCTGACCTGGTAACTATTTTAAGAGGGGCCTATAAATGCTGCCATTTagctcttttaaaaacaatggtTGAGACTGTACTGACGCCACACCGGCAGATGGatgttcctcctgtgtgtcaGCAGGGGGCAGTGTGTCACCAATCCTGCTCTGCCACGACTGCCCTTGCAATCTGCAGAGCTATTGTAAAGTGGAATATATTCTTCAGCTCTTCTAATGGCTTTTCGCTTTTGATTAACTGTGTGAACGTGGCTTGTATATTTCAAGACTCAAGCCAAGGGATAACACCTCAGAAACTTCCTTTCACATCTCTTCCAACAGGCACAGACACTGTGAAGTGATACAGATGTGGTGGCGGTGAGCTGCTAAGTGGAATCAGTCCGAGTGTGCAGAGCGGCAACATAATTAGAGTTCACATGTTCATGAAATATGGATAGGGGATCTGAGCGATTCCTTGTCCTGATAAAGAATATCCCAGCATTCTGAGTTTGTGCTCCTCCCTGACCTGGAAACTTGCGTCGGGAGCTGGAGCTGAATGATAACAGCCTGCAGGCAACCCGAGGCCGTACATCTTTCCGGTGCAAGCTTTAGAAAAATGTAGACATTTGAAGTGCGAGGGAAACTCTGcgtctcactgtgtctcttaCTTTGGCCGTATTAACTCAGTTAAGCAGTGATCCATTGCATTGCAAACATCATCTAAATATTATCACCAAACTGCACTTAAACTatcaaaagtaaatgttttcATAATCCAGATTTACTTATTGGAATATTATTACTGCTGCATTAGCGCGTAAACAGCATTTTCTGATTGTAGCTTTCCAAGGTGaagctaattttaaatatgttacaAACTACTTAGCCTATTCATGTAACACTTTATTATAAGCTCAtatgttttgtatgtaaaatCTCTTTTGGCAGTAACATCAGTAAAATCAGGTAGTAAAAAGTgcaacatttccctctgaattATAGTGAAGTATAAGTCTAGCACACATTgcgaacatccatccatccatccatccattatcacccgcttatccggggtcgggtcgcggtggcagcaggttcagcaggctgacccaggcttccctctcacccgcagcactttccagctcattctgggggatcccgaggcgttccaaggccagccgggagatataatccctccagcgtgtcttcggtcttccccggggcctcctaccagttggacgtgcccggaaaacctctaatgggaggcgtccaggaggcatcctaactagatgcccgaaccacctcagctgactcctttcgacacgaaggagcagcgactcgactccaagctcccccctgatgtccgagctccttaccctatctctaaggctgagcccggccaccctacggaggaagctcatttcggccgcttgtatccgagatctcgttctttcggtcacgacccagagttcgtgaccataggtgagggttggaacgtagaccgaccagtaaatggagagctttgccttccggctcagctccctcttcactaagacggaccggtacagcgcctgttttactgctgcagccgcaccgatccgcctatcgatctcccgctccaccttaccctcactcgtgaacaagaccccgagatacttgaactccttcgcttggggtaggcagtttgcccccacctggagggagcaatccgccggtttccggcagagcaccatggcctcagatttggaggtgctaactctcatccctgccgcttcgcactcggctgcaaaacgccccagtgaatgctggaggtcacggtccgaggaggcaaacaggaccacatcatccgcaaacagcagagaggcgatcccgagactcccgaaccggatcctct is part of the Cyclopterus lumpus isolate fCycLum1 chromosome 7, fCycLum1.pri, whole genome shotgun sequence genome and harbors:
- the LOC117733102 gene encoding formin-like protein 12 isoform X1, coding for MMPNLGSKKKDNPSRLERYNEEMPQLSNEMQLSIMKKVKSGELSIEDALNQARMERDGKQLPKTVAEEEPQPKQYNFSVHKHSHYRWQKRVLQIDFKTKMLCSIEKGIIKRQLPFHTVKSCDDGVGSKFNIFFKGHHDYELEATSLEDKNKMMKLVNQIIYGNIYSDNAESRQQPQASQRLQEGVLLLHRGGLASFRWVKYEVQLHPDQLTLVPSRRRGPADAEVTSSVPSSIVIHLSGGDTSVQKPNSSDAFTLITHKNEYQFRVPLPDQTSDPGSVQMERDAWVQAIHQLCSDWKTKSKDECAFAERKVLGQLSIAEYAEDTDAELESRGELGGSNMTYPADHATPVPKPCSTKNTDVIRPDDLPPIPSPTSPEVFASSTSTSPQSSPSNSIVTPSSTGPVSLYHESGTSVEIGHPPLRIPAPPPLPFQSAMNLRKPRTKAFHWDPVGKEKIAKSFWKQERTRRIEIDTLRLYEQFAVKDLGTCGAAEPSNTQHIMLNQKVAHNFNIFLKRFPVQAGELKDKLFIVNEEDGGLSDEQITSLRRYIPTLSDVEMYKSHKGPVAELHIVDQYMMEMCNIPCLSTQLDLLLTLRELPISMTDLQPLINQKIRMCTQLNNCRSFVSVLEYLLAIGNYLNENARKGKAKGFCLSSLTKLTQLRGKDRKFTLLDALVEQIMLHEPSLATFTQELAEFETVPGASIKGLTAEVDVLKNELQKVIQYKKMYKKTNAGVHHPNFSKDLKASIEKYNMDLSALTKTCEEMKRLYSVILVKFGEPADQDSQELFGSICHFVHEFKGVHAEIL
- the LOC117733102 gene encoding formin-like protein 12 isoform X2; amino-acid sequence: MPQLSNEMQLSIMKKVKSGELSIEDALNQARMERDGKQLPKTVAEEEPQPKQYNFSVHKHSHYRWQKRVLQIDFKTKMLCSIEKGIIKRQLPFHTVKSCDDGVGSKFNIFFKGHHDYELEATSLEDKNKMMKLVNQIIYGNIYSDNAESRQQPQASQRLQEGVLLLHRGGLASFRWVKYEVQLHPDQLTLVPSRRRGPADAEVTSSVPSSIVIHLSGGDTSVQKPNSSDAFTLITHKNEYQFRVPLPDQTSDPGSVQMERDAWVQAIHQLCSDWKTKSKDECAFAERKVLGQLSIAEYAEDTDAELESRGELGGSNMTYPADHATPVPKPCSTKNTDVIRPDDLPPIPSPTSPEVFASSTSTSPQSSPSNSIVTPSSTGPVSLYHESGTSVEIGHPPLRIPAPPPLPFQSAMNLRKPRTKAFHWDPVGKEKIAKSFWKQERTRRIEIDTLRLYEQFAVKDLGTCGAAEPSNTQHIMLNQKVAHNFNIFLKRFPVQAGELKDKLFIVNEEDGGLSDEQITSLRRYIPTLSDVEMYKSHKGPVAELHIVDQYMMEMCNIPCLSTQLDLLLTLRELPISMTDLQPLINQKIRMCTQLNNCRSFVSVLEYLLAIGNYLNENARKGKAKGFCLSSLTKLTQLRGKDRKFTLLDALVEQIMLHEPSLATFTQELAEFETVPGASIKGLTAEVDVLKNELQKVIQYKKMYKKTNAGVHHPNFSKDLKASIEKYNMDLSALTKTCEEMKRLYSVILVKFGEPADQDSQELFGSICHFVHEFKGVHAEIL